One window from the genome of Flexibacter flexilis DSM 6793 encodes:
- a CDS encoding PadR family transcriptional regulator, protein MNLDNTIVQMRKGILEYCVLHIISRGEVYASDMLEELTAARMMVVEGTLYPLLTRLKNAGLVEYKWVESVSGPPRKYYTLTETGRTFLDGLDTTWQELTSSTNAITRRDERISDMPPTFGQNPDTF, encoded by the coding sequence ATGAACTTAGATAACACCATAGTGCAAATGCGAAAAGGTATTCTCGAATACTGCGTTTTGCACATCATTTCGCGAGGCGAAGTCTATGCCTCCGATATGCTCGAAGAACTCACGGCGGCACGTATGATGGTGGTGGAAGGAACGCTTTATCCGTTGCTCACGCGCCTGAAAAATGCGGGTTTGGTGGAGTACAAATGGGTAGAGTCGGTGTCGGGGCCGCCACGCAAATACTATACACTCACCGAAACGGGAAGAACTTTCCTTGATGGGCTGGATACGACTTGGCAGGAACTGACTTCTTCGACCAACGCCATTACGCGCCGCGACGAAAGAATTTCGGATATGCCGCCCACTTTCGGGCAAAATCCTGACACATTTTAA